In one window of Neofelis nebulosa isolate mNeoNeb1 chromosome 15, mNeoNeb1.pri, whole genome shotgun sequence DNA:
- the LOC131495504 gene encoding SLAM family member 9-like — MGAHSEDPHLCWASRLLGFSSLVLSAFSTVVNGSGTHGSQVEDSGNTVSLTGTQGGSVSFHVTRSPESLPGVTLEKISWGIKSGRNYTIMLHVSPGEDVPKWVNFQDKLEKRVHVLNTTTLRIDNLTLEDSGQYWARVSLTQGRETNRHFHLTVYEPVPRPHILAQTQSITPDWCNVTLECHTPGTREDVNVSWESKGLPRKLEQRGVPGPAPNPWTLALKLPLSQPSPSITCVVSNPGDRKTATKDLGKVCVHGPHGPDGSARLPDILATVGVNVGLIVGALVVVLLVIGVTVRIWLMCERGRIRTERFRLCCWRQRRRTRDRRGQR, encoded by the exons ATGGGAGCCCACTCAGAAGACCCCCACCTGTGCTGGGCCTCCCGGCTCCTGGGGTTCAGCAGCCTCGTCCTCA GCGCCTTCAGCACTGTGGTCAACGGTTCTGGAACTCATGGATCTCAAGTGGAGGATTCTGGAAACACGGTTTCTCTGACAGGAACTCAAGGAGGTTCTGTGTCGTTTCATGTGACCCGAAGTCCAGAATCACTTCCAGGAGTCACGCTGGAGAAGATTTCTTGGGGCATTAAATCTGGAAGAAACTACACGATCATGCTGCACGTGTCTCCTGGGGAAGATGTTCCAAAATGGGTCAACTTCCAGGACAAGCTCGAGAAGAGGGTCCATGTGCTCAACACCACGACCCTGAGGATTGACAACCTGACCCTTGAGGACAGTGGGCAGTACTGGGCTCGAGTCTCCTTAACACAAGGAAGAGAAACGAACCGGCATTTCCACCTCACTGTCTACG AGCCCGTGCCCCGCCCCCATATCTTGGCCCAGACTCAATCCATCACACCAGACTGGTGCAATGTCACCCTGGAGTGCCACACCCCGGGAACCAGAGAGGATGTGAATGTGTCCTGGGAGAGCAAGGGCCTCCCCAGGAAGCTGGAGCAGAGAGGGGTCCCAGGACCGGCCCCCAACCCCTGGACCCTGGCTCTGAAGCTGCCCCTGAGCCAGCCCAGCCCCAGTATCACCTGTGTGGTCAGCAACCCAGGGGACCGGAAAACTGCCACCAAGGACCTTGGGAAAGTCTGTGTCCACG GTCCACATGGGCCGGATGGGTCTGCCCGCCTGCCAGACATCTTGGCGACTGTTGGTGTCAATGTGGGATTGATCGTGGGAGCTTTAGTGGTCGTGCTTCTGGTCATCGGGGTTACGGTGCGCATATGGCTGATGTGTGAGAG GGGCAGGATCAGAACAGAAAGGTTTAGACTCTGTTGTTGGCGTCAGAGAAGGAGAACACGagacaggagagggcagagatgA